One part of the Thermodesulfobacterium commune DSM 2178 genome encodes these proteins:
- a CDS encoding SufB/SufD family protein: protein MAEDKLLKEFKSAKEGNIPKDLSELSEEEKERLRFLGLDSSLKREGEYVQIDAKPVVCRKQVEGLEILPITEALKKYDWLSDYYWKLLSPEKDEFTKATAEDLDDGYFIRALPGYKIVYPVQTCLYIRTEKVAQKVHNIVIVEEGAELNLITSCSVHPHVESAFHIGVSEFFVKKRAKLTFSMLHVWGEQTIVRPRTGVLVEEEGSYISTYVSLYPVKDIQTSPVCRLVGEGAKASFASIIANQPGSKIDIGGEVWLEAPNTRTEIISRTVVYGGENIARGKIVAKAPKVKGHLECQGLMLSDEGIMRAIPQLDSYFYDVELTHEAAVGKIAKEEVEYLMARGLSEDEATSLIVKGFLTVKVEGIPPTLQKQIDKVLETAKLGF, encoded by the coding sequence ATGGCTGAAGATAAACTTCTTAAAGAGTTTAAATCTGCAAAAGAAGGTAACATACCTAAGGACCTTTCAGAACTTTCTGAAGAAGAAAAGGAAAGGTTAAGGTTTTTAGGGCTTGATTCTTCTTTAAAAAGAGAGGGAGAATACGTTCAGATAGACGCTAAACCTGTGGTTTGTAGAAAACAGGTTGAAGGACTGGAGATACTTCCCATAACAGAAGCGCTTAAAAAATATGATTGGTTATCAGACTATTACTGGAAGCTTTTATCTCCGGAAAAAGATGAATTTACCAAAGCTACAGCCGAAGACCTTGATGATGGTTATTTTATCAGGGCTCTTCCAGGTTATAAGATAGTCTATCCTGTGCAAACCTGTCTTTACATAAGAACTGAAAAGGTAGCTCAAAAGGTACACAACATCGTGATAGTAGAAGAAGGGGCAGAGTTAAACTTGATAACCTCTTGTTCGGTTCATCCTCATGTAGAATCTGCTTTTCATATAGGGGTTTCAGAGTTTTTTGTAAAAAAAAGAGCCAAACTTACCTTTAGCATGCTTCATGTCTGGGGAGAGCAAACTATCGTTAGGCCAAGAACTGGGGTTTTGGTAGAAGAAGAAGGATCCTATATTTCTACCTATGTAAGTCTTTATCCTGTAAAAGACATACAAACCTCTCCGGTTTGCAGGTTGGTTGGAGAAGGGGCTAAAGCCTCTTTCGCAAGTATCATCGCCAACCAGCCAGGTTCAAAAATAGACATAGGAGGAGAGGTCTGGTTGGAAGCACCTAACACCAGGACTGAAATCATCTCAAGAACTGTGGTGTATGGCGGAGAAAACATCGCAAGAGGTAAAATCGTAGCCAAAGCTCCAAAAGTCAAAGGACATTTAGAATGTCAAGGGCTTATGCTCTCTGACGAGGGTATTATGAGGGCTATTCCTCAGCTTGACAGTTATTTTTACGACGTAGAATTAACCCACGAAGCAGCGGTAGGTAAGATAGCTAAAGAAGAGGTAGAATATCTTATGGCAAGAGGATTAAGTGAAGATGAAGCCACCTCACTTATAGTAAAAGGATTCTTAACCGTTAAGGTTGAAGGTATCCCTCCTACTTTACAGAAACAAATCGATAAAGTTCTTGAGACCGCCAAACTGGGGTTTTAA
- the hisC gene encoding histidinol-phosphate transaminase produces MDFKPYLKKLTPYPPGKTVDEIKRELGIEGPVYKFNSNENPLGPSRKVVKVIKELAKTVNLYPEASYIELKRALAKKWGLSPENFILGNGSNEVIELVFKALINPGDEVLVSQPSFLMYEKFAQIYGAKVKVVPLDNKLKHDIPGLLRNLSNKTKVVFLDHPNNPTGSVLDRKDWGIFFKNLPENILVVIDEAYGEFIEDPEIPLGIEFLKNGFNVLVLRTFSKAYGLAGLRLGYGMAEKSLAQLLDSLRQPFNLNLFAYKAGLIALEDQAYLKKSLKIVKEGRRYLTQELSSLGFKVYPSQANFIMVDFGSVCEHLYQGLLRRGLLLRPLKPYGFPNSLRITIGLPEQNQLLVKNIKELLG; encoded by the coding sequence ATGGATTTTAAGCCTTATCTGAAAAAGCTAACTCCCTACCCTCCTGGAAAGACGGTAGATGAAATAAAAAGAGAGCTTGGGATAGAAGGTCCGGTTTACAAATTTAACTCCAACGAAAATCCTCTTGGACCTTCTCGCAAGGTGGTAAAAGTCATAAAAGAATTGGCTAAAACTGTTAATCTATATCCAGAGGCAAGTTATATAGAACTAAAAAGAGCCCTTGCTAAAAAGTGGGGGCTATCACCAGAAAACTTTATCCTTGGAAATGGTTCTAATGAGGTGATCGAACTTGTTTTTAAGGCGTTAATAAATCCAGGCGATGAAGTCCTGGTAAGTCAACCCAGTTTTTTGATGTATGAAAAGTTCGCTCAAATTTATGGGGCTAAGGTCAAGGTTGTCCCTCTTGATAACAAACTTAAGCACGATATACCAGGTTTGTTAAGAAATTTGTCTAACAAAACCAAAGTGGTGTTTTTAGACCACCCAAACAACCCCACAGGTAGTGTCTTAGACAGAAAAGATTGGGGCATTTTTTTTAAAAACCTTCCTGAGAATATCCTGGTGGTAATAGATGAAGCCTACGGAGAGTTCATAGAAGACCCTGAAATTCCCTTAGGTATAGAGTTTTTGAAAAATGGTTTTAACGTTTTAGTGTTGAGAACCTTTTCTAAGGCTTACGGTCTTGCAGGATTAAGGTTAGGATATGGTATGGCTGAAAAAAGTTTAGCTCAGCTTTTAGACAGTTTGAGACAACCTTTTAACCTTAATCTTTTTGCCTATAAAGCTGGGCTGATTGCCTTAGAAGATCAGGCTTACCTCAAAAAAAGCCTAAAAATCGTAAAAGAAGGTAGAAGATATCTAACCCAGGAACTTTCTTCTCTTGGTTTTAAAGTATATCCTTCCCAAGCCAATTTTATCATGGTTGATTTTGGTAGTGTTTGTGAACACTTATATCAAGGGCTGTTAAGAAGAGGGCTTCTTTTAAGACCTCTTAAACCTTATGGGTTTCCAAACTCATTAAGGATTACCATAGGACTTCCTGAACAAAATCAGCTTTTGGTTAAAAACATAAAAGAGCTACTTGGTTAA
- a CDS encoding bacteriohemerythrin, with amino-acid sequence MPYIDWDHTWEIGIESIDNQHKMLVNLINKLYENIVFKPEISKDELLYTFQELYDYARYHFETEEAFIKAHAYPKLELHKKSHQTFVKKLDELYQKFEGENQENLKELVLSIFNFLKNWLFSHIITLDKEIEVYLKEVSTETPVEVNLYKLYGFLSKNESLEKLDQLIKRGEAKTISFILFDIDDFYLINLRYGFDVGDLVLEDFAKHLYKNLKEDQLWLAKFEGDRFGILLTDEQNFLKTFSTIKKVFQVTENYQFTLIKNQKVEIIRFNISLGLVVYPKHGNDPKDLLIKAEIAVKKAKEEGKNRWVMFSEEDYVEIKKLDRIKNLLDEALEKELVFPFVQPIFSAKTQKVIGGEVLLRVFCEEEKRFISAGEFIKFALKSNYLDRLEEVMFKKFKDYLKFYKFKNYMIFINRSITSFEKFERLIYEMEQWIDLVQKFKVKLVLEVTEASLIDFIDLVFFIKEKAKQNNILLAIDDFGAGHASFGYLLKFKPDFIKIDGDFVKASFHSEDNLKVLKGIIRLARDLKIKTIAEFVENKEIMDMLVRAKVDYLQGYYLAKPMSIEDFVKSYLTK; translated from the coding sequence ATGCCTTACATAGATTGGGATCACACCTGGGAGATAGGGATAGAAAGCATCGATAATCAACACAAGATGCTTGTCAATCTCATAAACAAATTGTACGAAAACATAGTTTTTAAACCAGAAATTTCTAAAGATGAGCTTTTATACACTTTTCAAGAATTATACGATTATGCTCGATATCATTTTGAAACAGAAGAAGCTTTTATTAAGGCTCATGCTTACCCTAAACTTGAACTACATAAAAAATCACATCAAACCTTTGTAAAAAAACTTGATGAACTTTATCAGAAATTTGAAGGAGAAAACCAAGAGAATCTAAAAGAGTTAGTTTTATCTATATTTAATTTTCTAAAAAATTGGCTTTTTTCTCATATCATAACCTTAGATAAAGAGATAGAAGTTTATTTAAAGGAGGTCTCTACTGAAACTCCGGTAGAGGTTAATCTTTACAAGCTATATGGATTTTTATCTAAAAATGAATCTTTAGAAAAATTGGACCAGCTTATAAAACGAGGAGAAGCAAAGACTATTTCTTTTATCCTTTTTGACATAGATGATTTTTATTTAATAAATCTTAGATATGGTTTTGATGTGGGAGATTTAGTTTTAGAAGATTTTGCTAAGCACCTTTATAAAAACTTAAAAGAAGATCAGCTTTGGCTGGCTAAGTTTGAGGGAGATAGGTTTGGGATTCTCTTGACAGACGAGCAAAATTTTTTAAAGACTTTTTCCACCATTAAAAAGGTGTTTCAAGTCACAGAAAACTATCAGTTTACCCTTATAAAAAATCAAAAGGTTGAGATAATAAGGTTTAACATCTCTTTAGGACTGGTCGTTTATCCTAAACATGGTAATGATCCCAAAGATCTTTTAATCAAAGCAGAAATTGCTGTTAAAAAAGCTAAAGAAGAGGGGAAAAATCGATGGGTTATGTTTTCTGAGGAAGACTACGTGGAAATAAAAAAGCTTGACAGGATCAAAAATCTTTTAGATGAAGCCTTAGAAAAAGAACTTGTTTTTCCCTTTGTTCAGCCTATATTTTCCGCTAAAACTCAAAAGGTTATAGGAGGAGAAGTCCTCCTTAGGGTTTTCTGTGAGGAAGAAAAAAGGTTCATTTCTGCAGGAGAATTTATTAAGTTTGCCTTAAAATCAAACTACTTAGACAGGTTAGAAGAGGTTATGTTTAAAAAGTTTAAAGACTATCTAAAATTTTATAAATTTAAAAACTATATGATTTTTATCAATCGTTCTATCACCTCTTTTGAAAAGTTTGAAAGATTAATCTATGAAATGGAACAATGGATAGATCTTGTTCAAAAATTTAAGGTTAAACTGGTTTTAGAGGTGACCGAAGCCTCTCTTATAGATTTCATAGACCTTGTGTTTTTTATAAAAGAAAAGGCCAAACAAAACAACATTCTTTTAGCCATAGATGACTTTGGAGCTGGACATGCCTCTTTTGGATATCTTTTAAAGTTTAAGCCTGATTTTATAAAAATCGACGGAGATTTTGTTAAAGCCTCCTTTCATTCTGAAGATAACTTAAAGGTGTTAAAAGGTATAATAAGACTGGCACGGGATTTAAAGATTAAAACGATAGCAGAATTTGTAGAAAATAAAGAGATAATGGACATGCTGGTAAGAGCTAAGGTAGACTATTTACAAGGATATTATCTGGCTAAACCGATGAGCATAGAAGATTTTGTAAAGAGTTATTTAACCAAGTAG
- a CDS encoding MBL fold metallo-hydrolase, with amino-acid sequence MMDNLFSKDFEVYKDIKEQKFLVKIKVFVPDKPGSLATLADLFGQNQVNIVYFYYNRSEHPNRVIIEGKFQDLSGWEKVRQSLSEKGWFEETYQENFDITEPEGVFKLAVFVEHKPGTLAKIGKLLQEYQANVVFMSFDEYLSENKAVIAFYLPEKQKANELLYSLNQAGYHYSLEYSGKEEETTRLLGLNLLERFYFNLKKLLPEDEVAEIKKLVETSKYLSENLVNFNKEAGKNLEAGEVFSNILNFAIYSRTKVGPNFFFKKLPSIPFGEVILHTFKPPTGGNLYLFQLNGEYYLIDTCYGVYYQDIKTMLQSQGINPEKIKKIYLSHADADHVGLTGYFEEEFQTEVWCHKDAINVMKNENRVYGVATPLSELNHYFTILVNYFTKTKFPRFPKVFNSKKTDETLYGFPVIDCFEIGNLRFKVLESLGGHIPGQVFFLCEEFGLLFTADYLLYVPSLTEEEKKVLNIPKFLMTSTNANSALFRKEMELLHRLSKDLDEKLKNQGRGLMIFPGHGDYYPARLLLKS; translated from the coding sequence ATGATGGATAACCTTTTTTCTAAAGATTTCGAGGTTTATAAAGATATCAAAGAACAAAAGTTTTTGGTAAAGATTAAGGTATTTGTACCAGATAAGCCAGGTTCTCTTGCTACTCTTGCCGACCTTTTTGGACAAAACCAGGTTAACATCGTATATTTTTACTACAACCGGTCAGAACATCCTAACAGGGTCATCATAGAAGGAAAATTTCAGGATCTTTCTGGCTGGGAAAAGGTCAGACAAAGTTTATCAGAAAAAGGGTGGTTTGAAGAAACCTACCAAGAAAACTTTGACATAACCGAACCTGAGGGTGTGTTTAAATTAGCTGTTTTTGTAGAACACAAACCAGGTACCTTAGCCAAGATTGGTAAGCTTTTACAAGAATACCAGGCAAACGTTGTGTTTATGAGTTTTGATGAATACCTTTCTGAAAACAAGGCTGTTATCGCTTTTTACTTGCCAGAGAAACAAAAGGCAAACGAGCTTTTATACTCCCTGAATCAGGCAGGTTATCATTATAGTTTAGAATATTCAGGAAAAGAAGAGGAAACCACCAGGCTTTTGGGCCTAAACCTTCTGGAACGTTTTTATTTTAACCTGAAAAAACTCCTTCCAGAAGACGAAGTAGCAGAAATCAAAAAATTAGTAGAAACATCTAAATACCTTTCGGAAAATTTAGTTAATTTTAATAAAGAGGCAGGGAAAAACTTAGAAGCCGGAGAAGTTTTTAGCAACATCTTAAATTTTGCCATTTATTCAAGAACCAAAGTGGGACCAAACTTCTTTTTTAAAAAGTTACCAAGTATTCCTTTTGGAGAGGTTATTTTACACACTTTTAAACCTCCTACCGGGGGAAATCTTTATTTGTTTCAGCTAAACGGCGAATATTACCTGATAGATACGTGCTATGGGGTATATTATCAAGACATCAAAACCATGCTTCAAAGCCAAGGGATAAATCCTGAAAAGATCAAAAAAATCTATCTTTCACATGCGGATGCAGACCATGTAGGTCTTACTGGTTATTTTGAGGAAGAATTTCAAACTGAGGTTTGGTGTCACAAAGATGCAATAAACGTGATGAAAAATGAAAACCGGGTTTATGGTGTTGCTACCCCTCTTTCTGAACTTAATCATTATTTTACCATCTTAGTAAACTATTTTACCAAAACCAAGTTTCCCAGGTTCCCCAAGGTTTTTAACAGTAAAAAAACGGATGAAACACTCTATGGTTTTCCTGTAATTGACTGCTTTGAGATAGGAAATTTAAGGTTTAAAGTCTTAGAAAGCTTAGGAGGGCACATTCCTGGACAGGTATTTTTTCTTTGTGAAGAATTTGGCCTTCTTTTTACCGCAGACTATCTCCTTTATGTGCCAAGCCTTACAGAAGAAGAAAAAAAGGTGCTAAACATACCTAAGTTTTTGATGACAAGCACCAACGCTAACTCTGCCCTTTTTAGAAAGGAGATGGAACTTTTGCATAGACTTTCTAAGGACCTTGATGAGAAGCTTAAAAATCAAGGCAGAGGACTTATGATTTTCCCAGGACATGGAGACTACTATCCTGCTCGTCTTTTATTAAAATCATAG
- a CDS encoding phosphotransferase, with translation MPKPLVPLLGSPIIEYVLKNLSQINPAAIGINLHHRPEKILAWAKSCAYKEKFFFSLEEQILGTGGGIKKAEPFLRDSFFVVYNGDIFAEIDLREVLKFHLEKGALATLVVKPNPSADKIFMDEEGKFLGVDPLYVPERCCKKTGFTGIAVYSPEFLNFLPEGPSTVLEGWVEALKKGYPIYTYELKGAWFDIGTPASYLKTLVYLLRTQGENLYVCPEVATDGVEFQGYVSVEVASQLEKGTFLENVAVISPESIVSGRFKDGILGKDFFIQVPREQFLPHSEEGFLIGYGGSDRKFYRINGLVKMKVERLNEDFFRTVEFQKFFHDKGVKVPHILQVSQEKGEVFFEDLGDLSLYNWLKGKRNLTLIKEMYQKVLDEVVKLHTIPVDDAVINKFRKFDYEHFRWETHYFKEKFLHSFLKISDEEILKQEFEQLARISDSFPKNLIHRDLQCQNIMIKNGTPYLIDYQGARIGPPGYDIASLLWDPYYQLEKHLREELLGYYIEKRKKLDPYFEQQPFLDSLIYLRIQRHLQALGAYANLSLFKGKKYFLKFIPQALIYLREEVKELGWSGLEEMVDEIYEKLMVEPVGLEPTTS, from the coding sequence ATTCCCAAACCTCTTGTTCCTTTGTTAGGTAGCCCTATCATAGAGTATGTTCTTAAAAACCTGAGCCAAATAAACCCTGCAGCCATAGGGATAAACCTTCATCATAGACCAGAAAAAATTTTAGCCTGGGCTAAGAGCTGTGCTTATAAAGAAAAATTTTTCTTCTCCCTAGAAGAACAGATTTTAGGAACAGGAGGAGGGATAAAAAAGGCAGAACCTTTTTTAAGAGATTCATTTTTTGTGGTTTATAACGGGGATATTTTTGCAGAGATAGACTTGAGAGAGGTGCTAAAATTTCATTTAGAAAAAGGAGCTTTAGCCACGTTGGTGGTTAAACCTAACCCTTCTGCAGATAAAATCTTTATGGATGAAGAAGGGAAATTTTTGGGAGTAGACCCTCTTTATGTTCCAGAACGATGTTGTAAAAAAACCGGTTTTACTGGTATAGCTGTTTATAGTCCTGAGTTTTTAAACTTTCTCCCTGAAGGTCCTTCTACGGTTTTAGAGGGTTGGGTTGAGGCGTTAAAAAAAGGTTATCCTATCTATACCTATGAGCTAAAAGGAGCCTGGTTTGACATAGGAACCCCTGCCTCATACTTGAAGACTCTGGTTTATCTCTTAAGAACCCAAGGAGAAAATCTATACGTGTGTCCAGAGGTTGCTACAGATGGGGTAGAATTTCAAGGCTATGTATCGGTTGAAGTAGCCTCTCAACTTGAAAAAGGAACTTTTTTAGAAAACGTAGCGGTAATTTCACCAGAAAGTATTGTTTCTGGCAGGTTTAAAGACGGAATTTTAGGTAAAGATTTCTTTATCCAAGTCCCAAGAGAACAGTTTTTACCTCACTCAGAAGAAGGTTTTCTGATAGGTTATGGGGGCTCTGATCGGAAGTTTTACAGGATAAACGGTTTGGTTAAGATGAAGGTTGAAAGACTAAACGAAGATTTTTTTAGGACGGTAGAGTTTCAGAAATTTTTTCACGATAAAGGGGTAAAGGTTCCTCATATCTTACAAGTTTCCCAAGAAAAAGGAGAGGTCTTTTTTGAAGACCTGGGGGATCTTTCTTTGTATAACTGGTTAAAAGGAAAAAGAAACTTAACTCTGATAAAAGAGATGTATCAAAAAGTGCTTGATGAGGTGGTAAAATTACATACTATTCCTGTAGATGATGCTGTAATAAATAAATTTAGAAAATTTGATTATGAGCATTTTAGATGGGAAACGCACTATTTTAAAGAGAAGTTTTTGCATTCTTTTTTGAAGATTTCAGATGAGGAAATTTTAAAACAAGAGTTTGAACAATTGGCAAGGATATCTGATAGTTTCCCTAAAAACTTGATACATCGAGATTTACAATGTCAGAACATAATGATAAAAAACGGGACTCCTTACCTTATAGACTACCAGGGTGCAAGGATTGGACCTCCGGGATATGACATAGCCTCACTTTTATGGGACCCTTATTATCAGCTTGAAAAACATCTTAGGGAGGAACTTTTAGGTTATTACATAGAGAAACGTAAAAAATTAGACCCTTATTTTGAACAACAACCGTTTTTAGATAGCTTAATCTATCTAAGGATACAAAGACACCTGCAAGCCCTTGGGGCGTATGCCAACTTAAGTTTGTTTAAAGGGAAAAAGTATTTTTTAAAATTTATCCCTCAGGCCCTTATCTACCTAAGAGAAGAAGTAAAAGAGTTAGGTTGGTCTGGTTTAGAAGAAATGGTTGATGAAATTTATGAAAAATTGATGGTGGAGCCGGTGGGACTTGAACCCACGACCTCGTGA
- a CDS encoding bacterio-opsin activator: protein MVIQITSPTVSEAELEHLVSRVFFKAIDLLGGLSKLAEFRTLTWLPSLARAAFVVVLKEEYVKTDEEIAEKVGLTKNTVRNILRADPELALQKIKALEELVNEEMKELKVHTAGGIAKLAYKEIKQGHDAQTLLHYCSVVAEDIAKTLEIPWAYLVLKKSKGLKYPVETAEVLKEKFSGLSIKGISLEEIITHIQYPIKNPAQLLKEIKDYLTLQKAQEKD from the coding sequence ATGGTTATTCAAATAACCAGCCCTACAGTTTCTGAGGCAGAGTTAGAACATTTGGTTAGTAGAGTGTTTTTTAAAGCTATTGATTTATTAGGTGGGCTTAGTAAGCTTGCTGAATTTAGAACCCTTACCTGGTTGCCATCTTTAGCCAGGGCTGCTTTTGTGGTGGTTTTAAAAGAAGAGTATGTAAAAACCGATGAAGAGATAGCAGAAAAGGTAGGTTTAACTAAAAACACCGTTAGAAACATCCTGAGGGCAGACCCAGAGCTTGCCTTGCAAAAGATTAAAGCTCTTGAAGAACTGGTAAACGAGGAAATGAAAGAGTTAAAAGTGCATACCGCAGGAGGTATCGCCAAGTTAGCCTACAAAGAAATCAAACAAGGACATGACGCGCAGACCTTGCTTCACTACTGTTCTGTGGTAGCCGAAGACATAGCCAAAACCTTAGAAATTCCCTGGGCTTATTTAGTCCTTAAAAAATCAAAAGGATTGAAATATCCTGTAGAAACTGCAGAGGTTTTAAAAGAAAAATTCTCCGGGCTTTCGATAAAAGGGATCTCTTTAGAAGAAATTATTACTCATATTCAATATCCTATAAAAAACCCAGCCCAGTTATTAAAAGAAATAAAGGACTATTTGACCCTACAAAAAGCACAGGAAAAAGACTAA